The following coding sequences lie in one Desmodus rotundus isolate HL8 chromosome 1, HLdesRot8A.1, whole genome shotgun sequence genomic window:
- the PRRT1B gene encoding proline rich transmembrane protein 1B, with the protein MNAGADTKGGTGPVAPEDPEGPELPQLPRRPQLLDEDEGPREEAAADGASAPAPEDPSADSQAEAEASAVSPVQAQATGDARQGPKVAAGGIPNIGFVGEPPPYAPPDPKGVHLLYPPFPQGTVLYQPGPSPQALYPPPATPLYPAPTPPQLFTPFPVYNSALAAVPGPATIEHRPLPKDYMMESVLVTLFCCLLTGLIAIVYSHETRAALSRGDLAQAEEASRKARSLVLFSLLFGVFVSTSWVIYVLVALYLP; encoded by the exons ATGAACGCAG GAGCGGACACGAAAGGGGGCACCGGCCCCGTGGCCCCCGAGGACCCCGAGGGCCCAGAGCTCCCGCAGCTCCCGCGCCGCCCGCAGCTGCTGGACGAGGACGAAGGGCCCCGTGAGGAAGCTGCTGCGGATGGGGCCAGTGCCCCAGCCCCGGAGGACCCCTCAGCTGACTcccaggctgaggctgaggccTCGGCGGTGTCCCCTGTCCAGGCCCAGGCCACGGGCGATGCCAGGCAGGGTCCCAAGGTGGCGGCCGGCGGCATCCCCAACATCGGCTTCGTGGGCGAGCCGCCACCCTATGCGCCGCCAGACCCCAAGGGCGTGCACCTGCTGTACCCCCCCTTCCCACAGGGAACCGTCCTCTACCAGCCCGGGCCCTCGCCCCAGGCCCTGTACCCGCCACCCGCCACGCCCCTCTACCCCGCACCCACCCCGCCGCAGCTGTTCACGCCCTTCCCTGTG TACAACAGCGCCCTGGCTGCCGTGCCGGGCCCCGCCACCATCGAGCACAGGCCGCTGCCCAAGGACTACATGATGGAGTCCGTGCTGGTGACGCTGTTCTGCTGCCTGCTCACCGGGCTCATAGCCATCGTCTACTCCCATGAG ACCCGAGCGGCCCTGAGCCGGGGTGACCTGGCCCAGGCAGAGGAGGCCTCCCGCAAGGCCCGCTCCCTCGTGCTGTTCAGCCTGCTGTTCGGGGTCTTCGTATCCACCAGCTGGGTCATCTATGTGCTGGTGGCACTCTACCTGCCCTGA